The segment CCACATCGTGGCATAAAAGTAGCCACTAGAAAAAAATTGAATCTTAAGAGAAAAAAATAGCGACCGCCTCCTTAATTCTGGAGTTTTTTGAGCTTTCCACATCAAATTTTTTTCTGGAACTTCCGCTGAAATGTAGTCCCAGTCGCTTATTCCCTCACTAAAATCCAACTCAGGGGTGGTTTTCCCTTCCTAGACAATACATATTTCATCCTTTTACCACAATTTGGACAAAGAGGTGACCACATTCCTAAGAACTTAGTGAGTTTCTGTTGAGCTATACTTACCATGCCCAGTAGCTTCTTGAACTTTCTCTTAATTCCCCTACTGTAAACGCCATAATGTCGTATAGTTTTGAACTGTTTCTCTGGGATGTGATCTATCACTGCATGAATAAACTCTTCCACATTCATCATCACGTAATGCTTAACCCCATCATCATCTTCATACCAAAACACTACCCCCTGACCATCATAGGAGGCAATTCTACTCTCCGCTACAGCTGGACGCCTTATATATCTTCCAATGTACTTTATCATTCCTTTCCTGTTTTTTATGGTATCCTTTGCTCTTACATAGAAACCTTCAGGGTATTCCCGAAATAAGAAATCAATAAGTTTCCTGTTTTCGAGAGTATCCTCTAATTCCTCCTTCAAATTGGTAAGTAGCTGATACTGCCAAGACTTTTTCAACATCCTGTATGGAAAGTAGTTCATGTCAACCCACGTACCGTTATCTTTAAATCCCCCCTCAGTAACCAAACAATGCAAATGAGGATTAAATTTCATGTCTTTACCATAGGTATGTAAAACAACTATTATGCCTGGAATTGCCTTGATACACTATTTGTTGTTGTGGGCACAATACAACAACAAGGCTGTATCTAAATATTTTGGGTACAGTCATTATCTTAGAAAAATCTATACTTTATATTACAGTGGATATAGGTCAGCCATGTGAAGCTCTCTCCTTAAAGCAACGATTTTTGTTTCTTTGAAGTATGTTGAGCCTTATCTTACGGACAGATGTTTTGCTTCAGACCACTGACCAGTTACTTACAGTGAAAAAATTTAAATACAAAATATTTATATACCAATGGAGGAAATGATGAATATAAAAGGCGTGTTTAAAGATAAAAGGGGAATTGAGGGATTACCGATGAGACTGATTATAATTGTAGTGATTGCAGGCGTAGTATTGGCGGCGATAATAACGATGATACCCAAAACAAAAGGACATATGGAAATAGACTATTGGGAAACAGATTATGGAGGAACAACAACTCCTGGTTTCTTGGTGAAAGTGAGCGCAACAGGAAGTGAGGAAGTTCCCGGCATAAGTTTTACAGCCCGCATAAATATTACTGATACAGACGGCAAAGCAATAGATGGGGCAAAGGTGACTATAACTGGCGCAGGAGGTGCTGGTGCAGGCACAACAGATGGCACCGGTGTTGCAAATGTTATAGTTGATGGGTGCACATTGCCCGCTAACCAAGATACAGTATATTTAAAGGTCAAAGTTACAAAGAGTGGATATTACGATGAAATAGATGAAGAAGGACTACAGCTTCAGCGAGTGTGAGGATGTTCTCCCACGATTTTAATTCCAAGAAAAAATTAAGAAAGTCTCCTTTTAAAATAGATAGGAGAGGAGTTCTCGGCCTACCAATGCGGATGGTGGCCACCCTTATAATTGGAGGAGCAGTGTTAGGGGCCATAGTTTACTATATGACAACGAACTGCTGGAATCCTGAGGAACTTCAAGTAAGTTGGGATAAAGATGTGGTGGAGGAGGGAAACAGGGTGATAGAGATAACAGTAAACGACAAGGATGGAAAACCTATTAAAAACGCTATAGTCACTATTACGGGCTTAGAAACTGCCGATTCAAATAAAACAGGAAG is part of the Candidatus Thermoplasmatota archaeon genome and harbors:
- a CDS encoding transposase: MKAIPGIIVVLHTYGKDMKFNPHLHCLVTEGGFKDNGTWVDMNYFPYRMLKKSWQYQLLTNLKEELEDTLENRKLIDFLFREYPEGFYVRAKDTIKNRKGMIKYIGRYIRRPAVAESRIASYDGQGVVFWYEDDDGVKHYVMMNVEEFIHAVIDHIPEKQFKTIRHYGVYSRGIKRKFKKLLGMVSIAQQKLTKFLGMWSPLCPNCGKRMKYVLSRKGKPPLSWILVRE